In Xylanibacter ruminicola 23, a single genomic region encodes these proteins:
- a CDS encoding DNA topoisomerase 3 has product MIVCIAEKPSVARDIARILGANSSHDGYMEGNGYQVTWTFGHLCTLKEPGDYTQAWKPWALTQLPMIPQRFGIKLINDKGIEKQFKIIEGLMQKADGIVNCGDAGQEGELIQRWVMQKAKATCPVKRLWISSMTDEAIKEGFASLKDQGDYQPLYLAGLSRAIGDWLLGMNATRLYTLKYGQNRQVLSIGRVQTPTLALIVNRQKEIENFKPEPYWVLATVYRDTTFTATKGKFTSQEEGEKAFATIEGKPFEVTKVEKKEGKEQPPQLYDLTSLQVDCNRKFGYSAEMTLNLIQSLYEKKYTTYPRVDTQYLSDDIYPKCPQTLNGLYQTKFDGVQPYAEFIKPIGGKTLKKTKRVFDTSKVTDHHAIIPTGVVPQNLTDLERKVFDLVARRFIAVFLPDCKFSTTTVLGEVKGDETVEFKVTGKEILDPGWRVVQGKVQKETEGDEKPQQDDEGLRVGELDSGMERTLPTFVKGESGDHKPTLTEKWTTPPAYYNEASLLRAMETAGKFVEDETLRAAMKENGIGRPSSRAGIIETLFKRHYIKRERKRLIATPTGIELIDLIREELLKSCELTGIWEKKLRDIEHQKYDAQQFIEELKQQVTEIVNEVMTDSTNRRVTVLSDADLKKVKSPKAEAAPKPKATRKTKAAKQQEAAPHAQAGGIKEGDVCPVCGQGHIIKGKTAYGCSRWKEGCTFRAPLE; this is encoded by the coding sequence ATGATTGTTTGTATAGCAGAGAAACCGAGTGTAGCTCGTGATATAGCAAGAATCTTGGGAGCCAACAGCTCGCACGACGGATATATGGAGGGCAACGGATATCAGGTAACGTGGACCTTCGGACACCTGTGCACGCTGAAGGAGCCCGGCGATTATACACAAGCCTGGAAACCCTGGGCGCTTACCCAACTACCCATGATACCCCAGCGTTTTGGCATTAAGCTGATAAACGATAAGGGCATCGAGAAGCAGTTTAAGATTATCGAGGGCCTGATGCAGAAGGCCGATGGTATTGTGAACTGTGGCGACGCCGGTCAGGAGGGAGAGCTTATCCAGCGATGGGTGATGCAGAAGGCCAAGGCCACCTGCCCCGTTAAGCGATTGTGGATTTCGTCGATGACCGACGAAGCCATCAAGGAGGGTTTTGCCAGTCTGAAGGATCAGGGCGATTACCAGCCCTTGTACCTGGCAGGCTTGAGCCGTGCCATTGGCGACTGGCTGCTGGGTATGAACGCCACCCGTTTGTACACACTTAAGTACGGTCAGAACCGTCAGGTGCTGTCCATCGGTCGTGTGCAAACGCCTACCCTGGCGCTCATCGTGAACCGTCAGAAGGAGATCGAGAACTTTAAGCCCGAGCCCTACTGGGTACTGGCCACCGTTTATCGCGATACCACTTTTACGGCTACCAAGGGAAAGTTCACCTCGCAGGAAGAGGGCGAAAAAGCCTTTGCCACCATTGAGGGCAAACCCTTCGAGGTAACTAAGGTTGAGAAGAAAGAGGGCAAGGAGCAGCCCCCACAGCTGTACGACCTTACCTCGCTTCAGGTGGATTGTAACCGCAAGTTCGGCTATTCGGCCGAGATGACGCTCAACCTCATTCAGAGTCTGTACGAGAAGAAATATACCACCTACCCCCGTGTTGATACGCAGTACCTCTCAGACGATATCTACCCCAAGTGCCCGCAAACGCTCAACGGGTTGTATCAAACTAAGTTCGACGGCGTTCAGCCTTACGCTGAGTTCATCAAGCCCATTGGTGGCAAAACGCTGAAGAAGACCAAGCGCGTGTTCGACACCTCGAAGGTAACCGACCACCATGCCATCATCCCAACAGGCGTGGTGCCACAGAACCTTACCGATCTCGAGCGCAAGGTATTCGACCTGGTAGCACGCCGCTTTATCGCTGTGTTCCTGCCCGATTGTAAGTTCTCAACCACCACCGTTCTTGGTGAGGTTAAGGGCGACGAAACGGTTGAGTTCAAGGTTACAGGTAAGGAGATTCTGGATCCAGGCTGGCGCGTGGTTCAGGGTAAGGTGCAGAAAGAAACAGAGGGCGACGAGAAGCCACAGCAGGATGATGAAGGGCTACGGGTAGGCGAGCTTGACTCGGGGATGGAGAGGACTTTGCCAACCTTCGTTAAGGGCGAGAGTGGCGACCACAAGCCTACGCTGACAGAAAAGTGGACAACCCCACCCGCTTACTATAACGAGGCCTCGCTGCTGCGCGCGATGGAAACAGCAGGTAAGTTTGTGGAGGACGAGACCCTGCGCGCTGCCATGAAGGAGAATGGTATCGGCCGCCCATCAAGTCGTGCCGGCATTATCGAAACGCTCTTTAAGCGCCACTATATCAAGCGCGAACGCAAACGCCTGATTGCCACACCCACAGGTATCGAGCTGATCGACCTGATTCGCGAGGAACTGCTCAAGAGCTGCGAGCTCACAGGTATCTGGGAGAAGAAGCTGCGCGACATCGAGCACCAGAAGTACGATGCCCAGCAGTTTATCGAGGAACTGAAACAGCAGGTAACCGAGATTGTTAACGAGGTGATGACCGACTCAACCAATCGTCGTGTAACCGTACTGTCGGATGCCGACCTGAAGAAGGTGAAATCGCCTAAGGCCGAAGCGGCACCCAAGCCCAAGGCCACCCGCAAAACCAAAGCTGCCAAGCAACAGGAGGCAGCCCCCCACGCCCAGGCTGGCGGCATAAAAGAGGGCGATGTTTGTCCTGTGTGCGGTCAGGGTCACATCATCAAGGGCAAAACAGCCTATGGTTGCTCCCGCTGGAAAGAGGGTTGCACGTTCAGGGCTCCACTTGAATAG
- a CDS encoding GLUG motif-containing protein, with protein sequence MPTFDYALNYVEVSGEQIMLQPVVILSKNLKTLTLQGIEPENVQQLSQQVRMVSYASYQQEQMGNHQDDETAQFVADCQNNVESVVIEPSMYNVGKMQMSQGGARMFNGFSKLTSISGIDNLNMRNFTSTQEMFAGCSSLASLTIGSNFYVPEKGISPYGDEFEFNANDMFKGCDALENGMLTVKGTTPPVIEQYIFTCFAQGTLMTDPKDLLDYSVMRDNMGNVYYWGGMFTRFNSTAEPYVTLSDDSKTLTFAYGEKPEQGQSWDITDDWNSETKGTVTNVVFDSSFKSAPVTSCEGWFSGFTKLTTVDATYLNTSRCTSTKEMFAGCNSLSSLTISDMFYIAQDCNTTDMFKNCTAMSKGTVTIVNTTPASGMYPIINQDIFSFITNGTLITGNGIDLSTYVEEKDDGFRCLGGIFTTYNDKQIFVIRPNDPANAVSKENPYIINNVADMVILAKAVNAGKDWTKNTWIKIATANEVFDFDGITDFEPIGTSTNKFTSSFDGNGVTIKNLNLTGTTYTGVFGYASGGWTHTIENIHIDKSSSFSSNNTYLGSLAGYAEGITITNCHNNGATVTASGTASEVGGLIGYMLSGTITNCTSNANVGGYTDVGGLMGHAGYGNGKVEMNNNTVGMALSKDETISITATAGAIGAMVGSVNTCSGTGNYYNGQAITAKQGAKELTGYGFGVNQTDNAYIMSATGGLFATMNPGHTGKTMTWSYDLYTKTFTFVGNPDLGYVITSIIVNYTDADGKSQTISRDEEEITASPSFEVPFHPTEVTANYSTVLKPADPTTAASKDNPYLINNVDDVVTLAKLVNTGVAWTKSTYFRVSKANDVFDFDGITDFEPIGKYVSDATKTFQSSFDGNGVTIKNLKLSSDRYAGFFGFANGNKQHSIEHITIDKSCSFNGTGQCHGALLGYANNLDIYDCHNNGATVSTKNQVAGGLVGQLAGGTVSGCSSNANVSASAYAGGLIGTAVSQVVLNNCSVGMQLASGEMVTVASNSNTVGAILGYNQNCSGADNWYNGMTITVKYGNTEYHNHGYGVSLNDNDFIRSATGGYFPATTGHQAKGLTWNYNLYTKAFTIIGSPDPGYELTSVTISYKDANGEVQKLVRNKEQLNESLTFEVQNYPTNVDAKYKTALKLADPTQPASKENPYLINNVDDMVTLAKAVNSGEEFTRNTWFKVAKENDVFDFEGITDFEPIGKSTNNNTKFTSRFDGNGVTIKNLNLTGNEYVGLFGCAYYTPTTYNIKSEISNIIIDSSCSFTANTNYAGAIVATTNYTDIINCHNMGATVIATASYAGGIVAQAGSGSTISDCTSKANVTSNWYAGGIAGLVSYATMTNNLVGLDLEEDENITISSNNEGGAIVSHIIEVTGSENFYNGMAVKLIYKNTTYQGQGYAYWRSDNDFLKSATSGYCGVTSENSGKNVEWKYDLYTKNFTVSGTGATADYTASMAPSIVKDQIEKLTISAGVTTIGENAFKGLTNLNTITFDGCQLTAAAANAFDGCTAMAEGTVIINTVIPFGTGVGSNLLSIVTNGSLKCDVASNLKTEVGRQGDSFLWKGGTFGTYQQELTIADISFGENKFWATYYSDENITTPDGVTAFVANGIEDNTVTVSAIDYIPANVGVLLYSETPGTIQKSYFYTGSEQSYFSMLKGSIDGMTLTKESGYILMKDEFVLTSGGNLAGHRCYLPIMKNSGKTMARTMSIGWGNIMGTTDIEAPNTDDNTTDDSWYTIDGRKLDNAPVRKGLYIHGRRKVIVK encoded by the coding sequence ATGCCTACATTTGATTACGCATTAAACTATGTGGAGGTTTCTGGCGAGCAGATTATGCTGCAACCGGTTGTTATCCTAAGTAAAAATCTCAAGACACTTACCCTCCAAGGGATAGAACCAGAGAATGTCCAACAGCTAAGCCAACAGGTTCGTATGGTTTCATATGCCAGTTACCAGCAAGAGCAAATGGGTAACCACCAGGATGATGAAACTGCACAATTTGTAGCTGATTGTCAAAACAATGTAGAATCAGTGGTTATTGAGCCAAGCATGTATAATGTTGGAAAGATGCAGATGAGTCAAGGAGGCGCACGCATGTTCAATGGATTTAGCAAATTAACATCCATCTCAGGAATAGATAACCTGAACATGCGTAATTTCACATCAACGCAAGAGATGTTCGCAGGCTGTAGCAGTTTGGCAAGCCTGACTATAGGCAGCAACTTCTATGTTCCTGAAAAAGGTATCAGTCCCTATGGCGATGAGTTTGAATTTAACGCCAACGACATGTTCAAAGGGTGTGATGCGTTGGAAAACGGAATGCTAACGGTGAAGGGCACAACTCCGCCTGTTATTGAGCAGTATATCTTTACCTGTTTCGCACAAGGCACTCTAATGACAGACCCCAAAGACCTGCTAGATTATAGTGTGATGCGCGACAACATGGGCAACGTTTATTATTGGGGCGGAATGTTCACCAGATTCAATTCAACTGCCGAACCATACGTAACACTGAGCGACGATAGCAAGACATTAACATTTGCCTATGGCGAAAAACCTGAACAAGGACAATCATGGGACATAACAGACGATTGGAACTCCGAAACCAAAGGAACGGTAACAAATGTCGTATTTGATTCATCATTTAAATCAGCACCAGTTACCAGTTGCGAAGGATGGTTCAGCGGATTTACTAAACTCACCACAGTTGATGCTACATATCTGAACACAAGCAGATGCACCTCGACGAAAGAAATGTTTGCAGGATGTAACAGTCTGTCAAGCCTTACAATCAGCGATATGTTCTATATTGCCCAAGATTGTAACACTACCGATATGTTCAAGAACTGCACAGCAATGTCTAAAGGAACGGTTACAATCGTAAATACCACACCAGCCTCAGGCATGTATCCTATCATCAATCAGGATATCTTCAGTTTCATCACAAACGGTACGCTGATTACTGGTAATGGTATAGATCTCAGCACCTATGTTGAAGAGAAAGACGATGGTTTCAGATGTTTGGGAGGTATCTTTACCACTTATAACGACAAGCAGATTTTTGTCATCCGTCCTAACGACCCTGCAAATGCGGTCAGCAAGGAGAATCCCTATATTATTAATAATGTGGCCGACATGGTAATACTGGCAAAGGCTGTGAATGCCGGAAAGGATTGGACGAAGAATACCTGGATTAAAATAGCTACAGCAAACGAAGTATTCGACTTTGATGGCATCACCGACTTCGAACCCATCGGAACATCCACAAACAAGTTCACCAGTAGTTTCGACGGCAATGGCGTAACGATTAAGAATTTGAACCTCACAGGTACAACCTATACAGGTGTATTCGGCTATGCGAGTGGCGGTTGGACACACACAATCGAGAATATCCACATCGACAAGAGTTCTTCATTCTCCAGCAACAACACCTATTTAGGTTCACTTGCCGGCTATGCCGAGGGTATTACCATTACCAATTGCCATAACAACGGGGCTACTGTAACAGCCTCGGGTACTGCTTCTGAAGTGGGCGGACTAATTGGTTATATGCTCTCAGGAACTATTACCAACTGTACAAGTAATGCCAACGTCGGTGGTTATACCGATGTAGGCGGTCTGATGGGCCATGCAGGCTATGGAAACGGCAAAGTAGAGATGAACAACAACACCGTTGGAATGGCTCTGAGCAAGGATGAAACCATCAGTATTACTGCTACTGCTGGTGCTATTGGAGCGATGGTTGGTTCGGTCAACACTTGCAGTGGTACAGGCAACTACTATAACGGTCAGGCAATAACAGCAAAGCAAGGCGCCAAGGAACTGACAGGATACGGTTTTGGTGTCAACCAGACTGACAACGCATACATCATGTCAGCCACAGGAGGACTGTTCGCCACAATGAATCCTGGTCATACAGGCAAGACCATGACATGGAGCTACGACCTCTATACGAAGACATTTACTTTCGTTGGTAATCCTGATCTAGGCTATGTTATAACGTCGATTATCGTCAACTACACAGATGCAGACGGAAAGAGCCAGACGATAAGCCGCGATGAAGAGGAAATAACAGCAAGCCCATCCTTCGAAGTACCATTCCATCCAACAGAAGTTACGGCCAACTACTCTACCGTTCTAAAACCAGCCGACCCAACGACAGCTGCCAGCAAGGACAATCCATACCTTATTAATAATGTTGATGATGTGGTAACACTGGCAAAGTTAGTAAATACAGGTGTGGCTTGGACGAAGAGCACCTATTTCAGGGTGTCCAAGGCCAATGATGTCTTCGACTTCGATGGCATCACAGACTTCGAGCCTATTGGCAAATACGTAAGCGACGCCACGAAAACCTTCCAAAGCAGTTTCGACGGCAATGGTGTCACCATCAAGAATCTGAAACTCAGCAGCGATAGATATGCAGGCTTCTTCGGCTTTGCCAACGGCAACAAGCAGCATAGCATCGAACACATCACCATCGACAAAAGCTGTTCTTTCAACGGAACGGGCCAATGTCATGGTGCACTTCTTGGTTATGCCAACAACCTGGACATTTACGACTGTCACAACAACGGTGCAACCGTTTCAACTAAAAATCAGGTAGCAGGTGGTCTGGTAGGACAACTCGCCGGCGGTACTGTCTCGGGCTGTTCGAGCAATGCCAACGTTAGCGCAAGCGCGTATGCCGGAGGATTGATAGGTACTGCTGTCTCACAGGTAGTACTTAACAATTGTAGTGTGGGAATGCAATTGGCAAGTGGTGAAATGGTGACTGTCGCCAGCAACAGCAACACTGTAGGTGCAATTCTAGGATATAACCAGAACTGTAGCGGTGCAGATAACTGGTATAATGGTATGACCATTACTGTCAAGTACGGCAATACGGAATATCACAACCACGGCTACGGCGTAAGCCTTAACGACAACGACTTCATACGGTCGGCTACAGGCGGGTACTTCCCAGCTACCACGGGCCATCAGGCCAAAGGGCTAACATGGAACTATAACCTCTATACCAAGGCATTTACCATCATCGGCTCACCTGATCCCGGCTATGAACTTACTTCTGTAACCATCAGCTACAAGGATGCAAATGGCGAAGTACAAAAGCTGGTTCGCAACAAGGAACAGCTGAATGAGTCGTTGACATTCGAGGTGCAGAACTATCCCACAAACGTTGATGCAAAATATAAAACAGCATTAAAGCTCGCAGATCCGACGCAACCAGCAAGCAAGGAGAATCCATATCTGATTAACAATGTAGATGATATGGTGACATTAGCCAAGGCTGTCAATTCTGGTGAGGAATTTACCAGAAACACTTGGTTTAAGGTAGCCAAAGAGAACGACGTATTCGACTTTGAGGGTATTACCGATTTCGAGCCCATAGGAAAGTCAACGAACAATAACACCAAGTTCACAAGCCGTTTCGATGGTAATGGTGTAACCATCAAGAATCTCAATCTTACTGGCAATGAATATGTAGGACTCTTCGGATGTGCATATTATACACCCACTACATATAATATAAAATCTGAGATCAGCAACATCATAATCGACTCCAGTTGCTCGTTTACGGCCAACACCAACTATGCGGGTGCCATCGTCGCCACAACAAACTATACCGACATCATTAACTGTCACAATATGGGTGCAACCGTTATAGCAACCGCATCATACGCTGGCGGTATTGTAGCTCAGGCAGGGTCAGGTTCTACCATTTCCGATTGTACCAGTAAGGCCAACGTAACCTCCAACTGGTATGCAGGAGGTATTGCAGGACTGGTGTCATACGCCACGATGACAAACAATCTGGTAGGTCTGGACCTAGAAGAGGACGAAAACATCACTATCAGCAGCAACAACGAAGGCGGTGCTATTGTAAGTCATATCATCGAAGTTACCGGTTCTGAGAATTTCTACAACGGAATGGCTGTAAAACTAATATACAAAAACACCACCTATCAGGGACAGGGATATGCCTACTGGCGCTCTGACAATGATTTTCTCAAGTCGGCTACAAGCGGTTATTGCGGCGTAACATCAGAAAACAGCGGTAAGAATGTAGAGTGGAAGTACGACCTTTACACGAAGAACTTCACAGTATCTGGTACAGGTGCGACGGCAGACTATACAGCAAGCATGGCCCCCAGTATCGTGAAGGATCAGATAGAGAAGCTTACCATCAGCGCTGGTGTAACAACCATCGGCGAAAATGCCTTCAAAGGTTTGACCAATCTGAATACAATCACTTTCGATGGTTGCCAGCTGACGGCTGCTGCCGCCAACGCATTTGATGGTTGTACAGCGATGGCCGAAGGAACGGTGATTATTAATACCGTTATCCCGTTCGGAACTGGTGTAGGCAGCAACTTGCTAAGCATCGTTACCAATGGTTCGCTGAAATGTGATGTCGCCAGTAACCTGAAAACAGAAGTGGGGCGCCAAGGCGACTCCTTCCTTTGGAAAGGTGGAACCTTCGGCACCTATCAGCAAGAACTGACCATCGCCGATATCTCATTCGGAGAGAACAAATTCTGGGCCACCTACTACTCGGACGAGAACATCACAACACCTGATGGCGTAACAGCCTTTGTAGCGAACGGCATCGAAGACAACACAGTAACGGTTAGCGCCATCGATTATATCCCAGCTAACGTAGGCGTGCTGCTTTACAGCGAGACACCTGGCACCATCCAGAAATCCTATTTCTATACAGGTAGCGAACAAAGCTACTTCAGCATGCTGAAAGGTTCGATAGACGGCATGACGCTAACAAAGGAAAGTGGCTACATTCTTATGAAAGATGAATTTGTACTCACATCTGGCGGAAACCTGGCAGGCCATCGCTGCTATCTGCCCATCATGAAGAATTCAGGCAAAACGATGGCCAGAACCATGAGCATTGGTTGGGGTAACATCATGGGAACTACGGATATCGAAGCCCCGAATACAGATGATAATACGACCGATGACAGTTGGTACACAATCGACGGTAGAAAACTGGACAACGCCCCTGTACGCAAGGGCCTATACATTCATGGCAGACGTAAGGTTATAGTAAAATAA
- a CDS encoding OmpA family protein, translating to MRKDFFIIYIIMCTLLLGGCGADQAVKKGDKFWAVGEYYDAAAQYRKAYAQTPSKERATRGERAQKLAECYRRLNQTNKAITAYKNVVRYKKADSLTHLYLGQLYMRNGNYKEAARSFAASVDSLKLTVDSCHLQLAKVGLESALKAPAWKKEGSAYTVKRMDLFNSRRDDYSPMLAGDADDQLYFTSTRNQAQGDELNGITGTKSADIFYAQKDEKGKWGKPQVIASELNSAFDEGACCFSPDGKTIYLTQCQTDPNYPRYARIMVSRRSDAAWSKPQELIISNDTTCSFAHPAVSPDGQWLYFVSNMSGGMGGLDIWRCRLLSATEAGVMENLGAPINTPGDEMFPTFRPNGDFYFSSNGHPGLGGLDVYFTTDGRKINHPGYPLNSQADDFGMTFEGKLNQGFFCSNRGDLRGFDHIYSFYNPEIVQTIKGWVYEHDGYELPAAQVYMVGNDGTNLKLSVRSDGSFVQEIKPDVDYVLLGTCKGYLNHQEQIRVHPVKASHEYVLQFPLANISAPVLIENIFYDFNKATLRPESKTALDQLVVLLNQNPNVTIELSAHTDCRGSEAYNQRLSQQRAESVVAYLIAHGIAADRLTPKGYGESMPKRIKARVAEKYQFLKEGDVLTEEMINALPEELHEQCHQMNRRTEFKVLRTTYGMFDKAGKLIQSPAAVPPSKD from the coding sequence ATGAGGAAGGACTTTTTTATTATATATATAATAATGTGTACCCTGCTGCTTGGTGGCTGTGGGGCCGATCAGGCTGTGAAAAAGGGCGATAAGTTCTGGGCTGTGGGCGAATACTACGATGCCGCTGCCCAATATCGCAAGGCCTATGCCCAAACACCCAGCAAGGAGCGCGCCACCCGTGGCGAACGGGCCCAGAAACTGGCCGAGTGCTATCGTCGCCTGAACCAGACCAACAAGGCCATCACCGCCTATAAGAATGTGGTACGCTATAAGAAAGCCGACTCGCTCACCCATCTGTATCTGGGTCAGCTGTATATGCGCAACGGAAACTACAAAGAAGCCGCAAGAAGCTTTGCAGCTTCAGTTGATAGTTTAAAGTTGACAGTGGATAGTTGTCATCTGCAACTCGCTAAGGTGGGATTGGAATCGGCGCTCAAGGCACCTGCGTGGAAAAAAGAGGGCTCGGCCTATACCGTTAAGCGCATGGACCTGTTTAACTCGCGACGCGACGACTACTCACCTATGCTGGCAGGCGATGCCGACGACCAGCTTTACTTTACCTCTACCCGCAATCAGGCGCAGGGCGATGAACTCAATGGCATTACAGGCACCAAGAGTGCCGACATCTTCTATGCTCAGAAGGATGAGAAGGGCAAATGGGGCAAGCCACAGGTGATAGCCTCCGAGCTAAACTCGGCCTTCGACGAGGGTGCCTGCTGCTTCTCGCCTGATGGCAAAACCATATACCTGACCCAGTGCCAAACCGACCCTAACTACCCGCGTTACGCCCGTATCATGGTGTCACGTCGTAGCGATGCCGCCTGGAGCAAACCTCAAGAGCTTATCATCTCCAACGATACCACCTGCAGTTTCGCCCACCCCGCTGTGAGTCCCGATGGACAGTGGCTGTATTTCGTCAGCAATATGAGTGGCGGCATGGGCGGACTTGACATTTGGCGCTGCCGACTGCTGAGTGCTACCGAGGCAGGTGTGATGGAGAATCTGGGTGCGCCCATCAACACCCCAGGCGACGAGATGTTCCCCACCTTCCGCCCTAATGGCGATTTTTATTTCTCCAGCAACGGTCACCCCGGCCTCGGAGGCTTAGATGTTTATTTTACGACCGACGGTCGTAAAATAAACCATCCGGGCTATCCCCTCAACTCCCAGGCCGACGATTTCGGCATGACCTTCGAGGGCAAGCTTAATCAGGGTTTCTTCTGTTCCAATCGTGGCGATCTGCGTGGGTTCGACCACATCTACAGCTTCTATAATCCTGAGATTGTGCAAACCATCAAGGGTTGGGTGTACGAGCATGACGGCTACGAACTGCCCGCTGCCCAGGTGTATATGGTGGGCAACGATGGCACCAACCTCAAGCTCAGCGTGCGTAGCGATGGCTCGTTTGTGCAGGAGATTAAGCCCGACGTAGATTACGTGCTGCTGGGCACTTGCAAGGGCTATCTGAACCATCAGGAGCAGATACGCGTGCATCCCGTTAAAGCCTCGCACGAGTACGTGCTTCAGTTCCCCCTGGCAAATATCTCAGCCCCTGTGCTCATCGAGAATATTTTCTATGATTTCAACAAGGCCACGCTGCGCCCAGAGTCAAAAACGGCTCTCGACCAGCTGGTGGTGCTGCTCAATCAGAATCCCAACGTAACCATCGAGTTGTCGGCCCATACCGATTGTCGTGGTTCCGAGGCTTACAACCAGCGCCTGTCGCAGCAGCGCGCCGAGAGTGTGGTGGCCTATCTCATTGCCCATGGTATCGCTGCTGATCGCCTTACGCCAAAAGGTTATGGCGAGAGCATGCCCAAGCGTATAAAAGCCCGTGTGGCCGAAAAATATCAGTTCCTCAAGGAGGGCGACGTACTCACCGAAGAGATGATTAACGCGCTCCCTGAGGAACTGCACGAACAGTGCCATCAGATGAACCGACGCACCGAGTTCAAAGTGTTGCGGACAACTTACGGAATGTTTGATAAGGCAGGAAAACTAATACAAAGCCCAGCAGCAGTACCACCGTCCAAGGATTAA
- a CDS encoding DUF5056 domain-containing protein, which produces MEDKNDILLKQLFEQAAQQQIEDNGFTERVMMNLPEVKESRVRCYTRLWTMFCVVMAILIFWLISGWDMIESMMTGGKHMLINTIEVFMLTAPTTEIEINPWTVVLLLGFVLVFLPYQTFRKLSATL; this is translated from the coding sequence ATGGAGGATAAGAATGATATATTACTGAAGCAGTTGTTTGAGCAGGCTGCACAGCAGCAGATAGAAGACAACGGATTTACCGAGCGGGTGATGATGAACCTGCCTGAGGTAAAAGAGAGCCGCGTGCGTTGCTATACACGACTCTGGACGATGTTCTGTGTGGTGATGGCCATACTGATATTCTGGCTGATAAGTGGATGGGATATGATAGAAAGCATGATGACTGGCGGCAAGCACATGCTGATAAACACCATCGAGGTGTTTATGCTGACGGCACCTACTACCGAGATTGAAATTAATCCTTGGACGGTGGTACTGCTGCTGGGCTTTGTATTAGTTTTCCTGCCTTATCAAACATTCCGTAAGTTGTCCGCAACACTTTGA
- a CDS encoding RNA polymerase sigma factor, with protein sequence MASISDIALVTQVAVFHNKQAFDQLVRKYQSPVRRFFLNQTLGDEQLSDDLAQETFIKAYVNITKFRGMSSFSTWLMRIAYNVFYDQVRSKRQTDDIEESPTVMRQTAQTGDSNIKMDVHAAMALLKPDERTCITLQLIDGYPIDEISKITGIAENTVKSHLKRGKDKMANYLRENGYGG encoded by the coding sequence ATGGCAAGCATCAGCGACATAGCATTAGTGACACAGGTGGCGGTGTTCCACAACAAGCAGGCCTTCGACCAGCTTGTGAGGAAGTACCAGTCGCCTGTGCGCAGGTTCTTCTTGAACCAGACGCTGGGCGATGAGCAGCTGAGCGACGACTTGGCACAGGAGACCTTTATCAAGGCCTATGTGAACATTACCAAGTTTCGTGGCATGAGCAGTTTCTCGACCTGGCTGATGCGTATTGCCTACAACGTGTTCTACGATCAGGTGCGCTCGAAACGCCAGACCGATGATATCGAGGAATCGCCAACCGTTATGCGACAGACTGCACAGACTGGCGACTCGAACATCAAGATGGACGTACACGCCGCGATGGCGCTACTGAAACCTGACGAACGCACGTGCATTACCTTGCAGCTGATAGATGGCTATCCCATCGACGAGATCAGCAAAATAACCGGCATTGCCGAAAATACTGTTAAATCGCATTTGAAACGAGGGAAAGATAAAATGGCTAACTATTTAAGAGAGAATGGATATGGAGGATAA
- a CDS encoding PspC domain-containing protein: protein MNKRLMRSNDRVFAGVCGGLAEYFDFDPTMVRLAYAFLTLFTAFSGLIFYFVLWLVMPERNLIEH from the coding sequence ATGAATAAGCGACTGATGAGATCGAACGATAGAGTGTTTGCTGGCGTATGTGGCGGATTGGCTGAGTACTTCGATTTCGACCCAACAATGGTACGTTTGGCTTACGCATTCCTGACACTCTTTACCGCTTTTAGCGGACTGATATTCTACTTTGTACTTTGGCTGGTAATGCCTGAGAGAAATCTGATTGAACATTGA